A single window of Hymenobacter sp. APR13 DNA harbors:
- a CDS encoding thiamine pyrophosphate-dependent enzyme has translation MNRQAPPLFWRGGPGGEVPAQDATRVAPRPQPLGEPVRLSWPTPDADPAKAAYLKPWLAAESWATGFLQDFMQQPNQPFNEFTAIYRALQHLPDRTALHLANSMAVRYANILGVPAGRTVEIFANRGTSGIDGCTSTAVGAALAQPGRPVVLLTGDVAFFYDRNAFWHNYPTPNLRLVLLNNHAGGIFRLIEGPRQQPELEEFFETRQPLRAENTARDFGLHYQAVSTFAELESALPVFFAAETGAALLEITTDSATNAEFFEHYRALVRTSFSH, from the coding sequence TTGAATCGTCAGGCTCCCCCTCTCTTTTGGAGAGGGGGTCCGGGGGGTGAGGTCCCCGCCCAGGACGCCACCCGCGTAGCCCCGCGCCCGCAGCCGCTGGGCGAGCCGGTGCGGCTGAGCTGGCCCACGCCGGACGCCGACCCGGCCAAAGCCGCTTATCTCAAGCCCTGGCTGGCCGCCGAAAGCTGGGCGACCGGCTTCCTGCAGGATTTCATGCAGCAGCCCAACCAGCCGTTCAACGAATTCACGGCCATCTACCGCGCCCTGCAGCACCTCCCCGACCGCACGGCGCTGCACCTGGCCAACAGCATGGCCGTGCGCTACGCCAACATCCTGGGCGTGCCGGCTGGCCGCACCGTGGAAATCTTTGCCAACCGCGGCACCAGCGGCATCGACGGGTGCACCAGCACGGCCGTGGGCGCGGCCCTGGCCCAGCCCGGCCGCCCGGTGGTGCTGCTTACCGGCGACGTGGCCTTCTTCTATGACCGCAACGCCTTCTGGCACAACTACCCTACCCCTAACCTGCGCTTGGTGCTGCTCAACAACCACGCGGGCGGCATTTTCCGGCTCATCGAGGGGCCCCGCCAGCAGCCCGAGCTGGAGGAGTTCTTCGAGACGCGGCAGCCGCTGCGCGCCGAGAATACGGCCCGGGATTTTGGGCTGCACTACCAGGCCGTTTCCACTTTTGCTGAACTAGAGTCGGCGCTACCGGTTTTCTTTGCAGCCGAAACCGGCGCGGCGCTGCTGGAAATCACCACCGACAGCGCCACCAACGCCGAATTCTTTGAACACTACCGGGCCCTGGTCCGCACTTCTTTTTCACACTAG
- a CDS encoding dipeptidyl-peptidase 3 family protein has protein sequence MKRTQVSVAALLLASQLVGGYATTASTTTTPTTAVGNATTEAVSQLGAAAAVAQEAPVAPAAVPAAPPFQVVAEQFADLRVLRYQVPGFETLEPQQKELLYYLYEAALSGREIIYDQNYRHNLRVLRTIQAVWTANEQRRTASTNPRELDQATKFATYAKRVWFSNGIHHHYSTRKMLPECTPAYFRELIFAVDAKQLPLEPNESVTKFLGSMTTILFDPAVAPKRVNQEAGKDLVKTSAMNFYQGVSQAEVEAYYKRKINTQDPQPISYGLNSRLVKDKQGQLQERKWMTDGLYDKALSQVVFWLQKAVAVAENPEQKLALQKLVQFYQTGDLKVWDEYNIAWVHDTKSRTDVVNGFIEVYGDPLGYRASYESVVSFKDLEATKRIQAIGDEAQWFEDNSPIKPEHKKQNVVGITAKVITAVVEAGDAAPATPIGINLPNATWIRKEHGSKSVNLGNIVDAYGLADAGGMLDEFAFDEAEKQRARQFAGMAGKLHTDMHEVIGHASGQINKGVGTPKETLKSYASALEEARADLVALYYLPDAKLVQLGVVPAGGELAKAEYDNYIRNGLMTQLVRLQPGETVEEAHMRNRQMVAKWAFEKGQKDKVVEKVTRDGKTYFRVNDYEKLRGLFGQLLRELQRITSEGDYAAGKALIETYGVKVDPVLHKEVLARYAKLNIAPYAGFIQPKLVPVLDGGKITDVKVEYPTDFAQQMLEYGRKYRLLPNYN, from the coding sequence ATGAAGCGTACCCAAGTTTCTGTAGCGGCCTTGTTGCTGGCCAGCCAGTTGGTGGGCGGCTATGCCACCACAGCCAGCACCACCACTACCCCCACCACTGCCGTCGGCAATGCAACTACTGAGGCCGTGAGCCAACTGGGCGCGGCCGCCGCGGTAGCCCAGGAGGCGCCGGTTGCGCCGGCTGCCGTGCCGGCCGCCCCGCCGTTTCAGGTGGTGGCCGAGCAGTTTGCCGATCTGCGCGTGCTGCGCTACCAAGTGCCCGGCTTCGAGACGCTGGAGCCCCAGCAGAAAGAGCTGCTCTACTACCTCTATGAGGCGGCGCTGAGCGGGCGCGAAATCATCTACGACCAGAACTACCGCCACAATCTGCGCGTGCTGCGCACCATTCAGGCCGTGTGGACGGCCAACGAGCAGCGCCGCACCGCCAGCACCAACCCGCGCGAGCTGGACCAGGCCACCAAGTTTGCCACCTACGCCAAGCGCGTGTGGTTCTCCAACGGCATCCACCACCACTACAGCACCCGCAAGATGCTGCCGGAGTGCACGCCGGCCTACTTCCGGGAGCTGATTTTCGCCGTCGATGCCAAGCAGCTGCCGCTGGAGCCCAACGAGAGCGTGACGAAGTTTCTGGGCTCGATGACGACCATCCTGTTCGACCCCGCCGTGGCGCCCAAGCGCGTCAACCAAGAGGCCGGCAAAGATTTGGTGAAGACCTCGGCCATGAACTTCTACCAGGGCGTGAGCCAAGCCGAGGTGGAAGCCTACTACAAGCGCAAAATCAACACCCAGGACCCGCAGCCCATTTCCTACGGCCTCAACTCGCGCCTCGTGAAGGACAAGCAGGGCCAGCTGCAGGAGCGCAAATGGATGACCGACGGCCTCTACGACAAGGCCCTCTCGCAGGTGGTGTTCTGGCTACAGAAGGCCGTGGCAGTGGCCGAAAACCCCGAGCAGAAGCTGGCCCTGCAGAAGCTGGTGCAGTTCTACCAGACCGGCGACCTGAAGGTGTGGGACGAGTACAACATTGCCTGGGTGCACGACACCAAGAGCCGCACCGACGTGGTAAACGGCTTCATTGAAGTCTACGGCGACCCGCTCGGCTACCGCGCCAGCTACGAGTCGGTGGTGTCGTTCAAGGACCTGGAGGCCACCAAGCGCATCCAGGCCATCGGCGACGAGGCCCAGTGGTTCGAGGACAATTCACCCATCAAGCCTGAGCACAAAAAGCAGAACGTGGTAGGCATCACGGCCAAGGTGATTACGGCCGTGGTGGAAGCCGGCGATGCCGCCCCCGCCACGCCCATCGGCATTAACCTACCCAACGCCACCTGGATCCGCAAAGAGCACGGCTCGAAGTCGGTGAACCTGGGCAACATTGTGGACGCCTACGGCCTGGCCGATGCCGGCGGCATGCTGGATGAGTTTGCTTTCGACGAAGCCGAGAAGCAGCGCGCGCGGCAATTTGCGGGCATGGCTGGCAAGCTCCATACCGACATGCACGAGGTAATCGGGCACGCGTCGGGCCAGATCAACAAAGGCGTGGGCACGCCCAAGGAAACCCTGAAAAGCTACGCCTCGGCCCTGGAAGAAGCCCGCGCCGACCTCGTGGCCCTCTACTATCTGCCCGATGCCAAGCTGGTGCAGCTGGGTGTGGTGCCGGCCGGCGGCGAGCTGGCCAAGGCCGAGTACGACAACTACATCCGCAACGGCCTGATGACCCAGCTGGTGCGCCTGCAGCCCGGCGAAACCGTGGAGGAAGCCCACATGCGCAACCGCCAGATGGTGGCCAAGTGGGCCTTCGAGAAAGGCCAGAAAGACAAGGTGGTGGAGAAGGTAACCCGCGACGGCAAGACCTACTTCCGCGTGAACGACTACGAGAAGCTGCGCGGCCTGTTCGGGCAGCTGCTGCGCGAGCTGCAGCGCATCACCAGCGAAGGCGACTACGCCGCTGGCAAGGCCCTCATCGAAACCTACGGCGTGAAAGTGGACCCCGTGCTGCACAAAGAGGTGCTGGCCCGCTACGCCAAGCTCAACATTGCGCCCTACGCCGGCTTCATCCAGCCCAAGCTGGTGCCGGTGCTCGACGGCGGTAAAATCACGGACGTGAAAGTGGAGTACCCCACCGACTTCGCCCAGCAGATGCTGGAATACGGCCGCAAGTACCGCCTGCTTCCGAACTACAACTAG
- a CDS encoding DUF6370 family protein, translated as MKPFLTSLLLAFAITSAAYAQAPAAAMATPDKTKEVLLVDASCGQCRLGLKGKDCDLAIRLNGKAYFVDGTTIDSHGDAHANNGFCNTVRKAEVQGEIVDNRFKATYFRVLPEPAKAK; from the coding sequence ATGAAACCCTTCCTGACCTCTCTGCTGCTGGCTTTCGCCATCACCTCTGCCGCCTACGCCCAGGCCCCAGCCGCCGCTATGGCCACGCCCGACAAAACCAAGGAGGTGCTGCTGGTTGACGCCTCCTGCGGGCAGTGCCGCCTGGGCCTGAAGGGCAAGGACTGCGACCTGGCCATCCGGCTGAACGGCAAGGCCTATTTCGTGGACGGCACCACCATCGACTCGCACGGCGACGCCCACGCCAACAACGGCTTCTGCAACACCGTGCGCAAGGCCGAAGTGCAGGGCGAAATCGTGGACAACCGGTTTAAGGCAACGTACTTCAGGGTGCTGCCTGAGCCGGCTAAGGCCAAGTAG
- a CDS encoding DUF1343 domain-containing protein gives MLANPTTIIGRRHLVDSLVARGIAIVKIFGPEHGFRGNASNGAKVADEKDPATGIDIISLYGKKRKPSAQDLASVDVMVFDIQDVGCRFYTYINVLRDVMEACAENDKELLILDRPNPNGYLVDGPVLDLRLKSGIGQFPVPIAHGLTVGEFARMINGENWLDGKQQCRLRVIPVKNYRHEMAYTLPVKPSPNLNTQHSILLYPSTCLFEGTALNHGRGTYFPFALLGSPALKNSFTFSYTPVSLPGMSEAPLYMNEVCYGLDLRTYDTNQLRKSGRINLDWMLQLYQAYPDKARFFDRTQSNQIGSIDGLAGDASFKLQVMAGKSAAEIRASWEPALARYKATRKKYLLYP, from the coding sequence ATTCTGGCCAACCCAACCACCATTATCGGCCGCAGGCACCTCGTCGACAGCTTGGTAGCCCGAGGCATTGCCATCGTCAAGATCTTCGGGCCGGAACACGGCTTCCGGGGCAATGCCAGCAACGGCGCCAAAGTGGCCGACGAGAAAGACCCGGCCACCGGCATCGACATTATTTCGCTGTACGGCAAAAAGCGCAAGCCCTCGGCGCAGGACCTGGCCAGCGTGGACGTAATGGTGTTTGATATCCAGGATGTGGGCTGCCGCTTCTACACCTATATCAACGTGCTGCGCGACGTGATGGAAGCCTGCGCCGAAAACGACAAGGAGCTGCTGATTCTGGACCGGCCAAACCCCAACGGCTACCTCGTGGATGGACCCGTGCTGGACCTGCGCCTGAAGTCCGGCATCGGGCAGTTTCCGGTGCCGATTGCCCACGGCCTGACTGTCGGCGAGTTTGCCCGCATGATCAACGGGGAAAACTGGCTGGACGGCAAGCAGCAGTGCCGCCTGCGCGTGATTCCGGTGAAAAACTACCGGCACGAAATGGCTTACACGCTTCCCGTCAAGCCTTCGCCCAACCTGAACACCCAGCACAGCATTTTACTGTATCCGTCTACCTGCCTGTTTGAAGGCACAGCGCTCAACCACGGCCGCGGCACCTACTTTCCGTTTGCGCTCCTCGGCAGCCCAGCCCTTAAAAACAGCTTCACTTTCTCCTACACACCCGTCAGCCTGCCCGGCATGAGTGAGGCGCCGCTGTACATGAACGAGGTGTGCTACGGCCTGGATCTGCGCACGTATGACACCAACCAGCTGCGCAAGTCCGGCCGCATCAACCTCGACTGGATGCTGCAGCTCTACCAAGCCTACCCCGACAAAGCCCGGTTCTTCGACCGCACCCAGAGCAACCAGATTGGCAGCATTGATGGTCTGGCCGGCGACGCCAGTTTCAAACTGCAGGTTATGGCCGGAAAATCGGCCGCCGAAATCCGGGCGTCGTGGGAGCCGGCCCTGGCTCGCTACAAGGCCACGCGCAAAAAGTATCTGCTGTACCCCTAA
- a CDS encoding AMP-binding protein, which yields MDTAATSADLLLPDSLLLNGREFRYADIQQYPANSPQDLNGYEARVLDFVRQWLNGAQEFGLRTSGSTGKPQLVQMKRRQLEASARRTGDYFDLGPGDRLLVCLNCEFVGGLMMLVRGLERRMHLTIVEPHADPLALVPAGAEFDFTSFVPLQLRTVLDAGHAPRLNRMKGILVGGAAVERSLETNIRKLKVPVYVTYGMTETASHIALRRLNGPDVQTTYRVLPGIHVGQDARGCLTARADVTNDQLIITNDRITLSDDGHSFEWLGRADFVINSGGVKVQAEKVELVLEVALTELGLGRRAFVAGRPDPRLGEQVTAFLEGPALRPAQQQQLLALLSQRLDKYEVPRDVVYVPQFRTTASGKLDRLGTVRGLAPAPGVGGR from the coding sequence ATGGATACTGCCGCTACCTCCGCCGACCTGCTCCTGCCCGATTCCCTCCTGCTCAACGGCCGCGAGTTCCGTTACGCCGACATTCAGCAGTACCCGGCCAACTCGCCGCAGGACCTGAATGGCTACGAGGCCCGCGTGCTGGACTTTGTGCGGCAGTGGCTGAACGGGGCGCAGGAATTCGGTTTGCGCACCTCGGGCTCCACGGGCAAGCCCCAGCTGGTGCAGATGAAGCGGCGGCAGCTGGAAGCCTCGGCCCGCCGCACCGGCGACTACTTCGACCTGGGCCCCGGCGACCGGCTGCTGGTGTGCCTGAACTGCGAGTTTGTGGGCGGCCTGATGATGCTGGTGCGCGGCCTGGAGCGGCGCATGCACCTGACCATCGTGGAGCCCCACGCCGACCCGCTGGCGCTGGTGCCGGCCGGCGCCGAGTTCGACTTCACCTCCTTTGTGCCCCTGCAGCTGCGTACCGTGCTCGATGCCGGCCACGCCCCGCGCCTCAACCGCATGAAGGGCATTCTGGTGGGCGGCGCGGCCGTGGAGCGCAGCCTCGAAACCAACATCCGGAAGCTGAAGGTGCCGGTGTACGTGACATACGGCATGACCGAAACGGCCTCGCACATTGCCCTGCGCCGCCTCAATGGCCCCGACGTGCAGACCACCTACCGCGTGCTGCCCGGCATCCACGTCGGGCAGGATGCACGCGGCTGCCTCACCGCCCGCGCCGACGTCACCAACGACCAGCTCATTATCACCAACGACCGGATAACCCTCTCCGACGATGGCCACAGCTTTGAGTGGCTGGGCCGCGCCGACTTCGTGATAAACAGCGGCGGCGTGAAGGTGCAGGCCGAAAAGGTGGAGCTGGTGCTGGAAGTGGCCCTCACGGAGCTGGGGCTGGGCCGCCGCGCCTTCGTGGCCGGCCGCCCCGACCCGCGCCTGGGCGAGCAGGTGACGGCGTTTCTGGAAGGCCCGGCCCTGCGCCCGGCGCAGCAGCAGCAGCTTCTGGCCCTGCTCAGCCAGCGCCTCGACAAGTACGAAGTGCCCCGCGACGTGGTGTACGTGCCGCAGTTCCGCACTACTGCCTCCGGCAAGCTGGATAGGCTGGGTACGGTGCGCGGCCTCGCGCCCGCGCCGGGTGTGGGCGGCCGGTAG
- a CDS encoding N-acetylmuramoyl-L-alanine amidase, with protein MRKHLLFWGAMLCLMPLAEAQTAARQAIIAETPYAAYFAEAYRQYPAVPRGMLEAVSFTQTHIRHIAAQEPESCTGMPLPSGVMGLFANGKGVFRENLRLVARLAHVSETLIQQDPRANILAYAAAYAQLANARQLKPTEPARHLPVLLELSELPLGEDAVSTFALDSHLYSVLRFLAQPDNQLRYRFPNYQLNLPAIFGANYEVLSAGTTQISAQDVQAEGRTFNPGTSTYAVAVSTDYGPAISDFTTCNYSTRSGTAATHYAIHTVQGTYAGCISWFKNCTSSVSAHYVVRSSDGQVTQMVSEANKAWHIGSENPYTIGTEHEGYVNDASWYTTAMYTSSAALARDIVGSGYGISGLRTFYGAATTGTFSTGACVKIKGHQHFPNQTHTDPGVNWNWERFYTLVNNAPSVTTLSAASGTVYDAGGSTANYPNDVRQCQLIAPTGATSVKLTFSSFDLESTYDHLLVYNGANNQAPLLGKFSGTASPGTLTGTSGKLYLELRSDCATTRPGFAASWTSTGGSTAACPTDSYEANETLTASKAVGVNVNNTAYICPATDVDWYQFTSSATNNNLKITLGTLPADYELQLYNAAGTLLYASTSSGTTAETLVYNGAPAATYYVRVYGYNGATSNTTAYTLRVSTQPTAWMAPTAPAVVSRQAATTKPQASITNPVENGGSAWLSVTDYDGPAAMQLRNTQGQPLGPAFRTKILGGQPVRYPLPAGLQSGVYLVAVQLGSRTEYLRLLVQ; from the coding sequence ATGAGGAAACACCTACTCTTCTGGGGCGCCATGCTATGCCTGATGCCCTTGGCGGAAGCCCAGACGGCAGCGCGCCAGGCTATCATCGCCGAAACGCCTTATGCCGCGTATTTTGCGGAGGCTTACCGGCAGTATCCGGCAGTGCCACGTGGCATGTTGGAAGCCGTATCTTTCACCCAGACCCACATCCGGCACATAGCGGCGCAGGAGCCGGAAAGCTGCACGGGTATGCCGCTGCCATCGGGCGTGATGGGACTGTTTGCGAACGGGAAAGGCGTATTTCGCGAAAACCTGCGGCTGGTGGCCCGGCTGGCGCACGTCAGCGAAACCCTGATTCAGCAAGACCCGCGCGCCAACATTCTGGCCTACGCGGCAGCCTACGCCCAGCTTGCCAACGCCCGCCAGCTTAAGCCCACCGAACCAGCCCGGCATCTGCCTGTGCTGCTGGAGCTGAGTGAACTGCCCCTTGGCGAAGACGCCGTAAGTACTTTTGCTCTCGACTCGCACCTGTACAGCGTCCTGCGCTTTCTTGCGCAGCCCGACAACCAGCTGCGCTACCGGTTTCCGAATTATCAGCTGAATCTGCCGGCCATCTTCGGGGCTAATTATGAGGTACTGAGTGCTGGCACCACGCAGATTTCGGCGCAGGACGTGCAGGCAGAAGGACGAACCTTCAACCCTGGCACTTCCACCTACGCCGTGGCCGTCTCCACCGACTATGGCCCCGCTATTTCTGATTTCACCACTTGTAACTACAGCACGCGCAGCGGTACGGCTGCCACGCACTACGCCATCCATACGGTACAGGGCACGTACGCCGGCTGCATTTCCTGGTTTAAGAACTGTACGTCCAGCGTATCGGCGCACTACGTGGTGCGCTCTTCCGATGGGCAGGTGACGCAGATGGTGAGCGAGGCCAACAAAGCCTGGCACATCGGCTCCGAAAACCCCTACACCATTGGCACGGAGCACGAAGGCTACGTAAACGACGCTTCTTGGTACACCACAGCCATGTACACCAGCTCGGCGGCACTGGCCCGCGACATTGTGGGCAGTGGCTACGGCATCAGCGGGTTGCGCACGTTTTACGGGGCAGCCACCACGGGCACATTCAGCACGGGGGCGTGCGTCAAAATCAAAGGCCACCAGCATTTCCCCAACCAGACTCACACTGACCCCGGCGTGAACTGGAACTGGGAGAGGTTCTATACGCTTGTCAACAATGCGCCTTCCGTCACGACCTTGTCGGCGGCTTCGGGTACCGTGTATGATGCGGGTGGCAGCACTGCCAACTACCCCAACGATGTGCGCCAATGCCAGCTTATTGCGCCGACCGGCGCTACCAGCGTGAAGCTCACGTTCAGCAGCTTCGACCTGGAAAGCACCTATGACCACCTGCTGGTATATAACGGGGCCAACAACCAGGCGCCGCTGCTAGGTAAGTTCAGCGGCACCGCCAGCCCGGGCACGCTCACCGGCACTTCGGGCAAGCTCTACCTGGAGCTGCGGTCTGACTGTGCCACCACCCGGCCGGGCTTCGCCGCCAGCTGGACTTCCACGGGTGGCAGCACCGCCGCCTGCCCCACCGACAGCTACGAAGCCAACGAAACCCTGACCGCTAGTAAGGCGGTAGGCGTGAACGTGAACAACACCGCCTACATCTGCCCGGCCACCGATGTGGACTGGTATCAGTTCACCAGCTCCGCCACCAACAACAACCTTAAAATTACGCTCGGTACGCTGCCAGCCGACTACGAGCTACAGCTCTACAATGCCGCCGGCACACTGCTGTATGCTTCTACTTCATCGGGCACCACAGCCGAAACCCTTGTTTATAACGGGGCACCAGCCGCTACTTACTACGTGAGAGTGTACGGCTACAACGGGGCTACCAGCAACACCACGGCCTATACGCTGCGGGTTTCCACGCAGCCGACTGCTTGGATGGCTCCCACGGCCCCGGCGGTGGTTAGCCGCCAGGCAGCAACTACCAAGCCGCAGGCCAGCATCACCAACCCGGTGGAAAACGGGGGCAGTGCCTGGCTAAGCGTGACAGACTACGACGGCCCGGCCGCCATGCAGTTGCGCAACACGCAGGGCCAGCCGTTAGGCCCGGCTTTCCGGACCAAGATACTGGGCGGACAGCCTGTGCGCTACCCCCTGCCCGCCGGCCTGCAATCAGGCGTTTATCTGGTAGCCGTGCAGCTTGGTTCCCGCACGGAATATTTGCGCCTGCTGGTGCAGTAA
- the menB gene encoding 1,4-dihydroxy-2-naphthoyl-CoA synthase has translation MSEQLTWTPIKEFREILFTQHGGIAKISINRPQVHNAFTPLTVQEMIEAMRICQDRIDIGVIILTGEGGKAFCSGGDQSVRGHGGYVGEDTVPRLNVLELQKIIRSIPKPVVAMVAGWAIGGGHVLHVVCDLSIAAENARFGQTGPNVGSFDGGFGASYLARVVGQKKAREIWFLCDQYDAQEALDMGLVNKVVPLDKLEETTVAWCHKILQKSPLALRMLKSSFNAELDGQAGIQELAGNATLLYYLSEEAKEGRNAFIEKRQPDFSKYPKFP, from the coding sequence ATGTCAGAGCAACTCACTTGGACTCCGATTAAGGAGTTCCGCGAAATCCTCTTCACCCAGCACGGAGGCATCGCCAAAATCAGCATCAACCGCCCGCAGGTGCACAACGCCTTCACACCCCTCACGGTGCAGGAGATGATTGAGGCCATGCGCATCTGCCAGGACCGCATCGACATCGGCGTGATCATCCTGACGGGTGAGGGCGGCAAGGCCTTCTGCTCGGGCGGCGACCAGAGCGTACGCGGCCACGGCGGCTACGTGGGCGAGGACACCGTGCCCCGCCTGAACGTGCTGGAGCTCCAGAAAATCATCCGCTCCATCCCGAAGCCGGTAGTGGCTATGGTGGCCGGCTGGGCCATCGGGGGGGGGCACGTGCTGCACGTGGTCTGCGACCTGAGCATTGCCGCCGAAAACGCCCGTTTCGGCCAGACCGGCCCGAACGTGGGCTCGTTCGATGGTGGCTTCGGGGCCTCCTACCTCGCCCGCGTGGTGGGCCAGAAGAAGGCCCGCGAAATCTGGTTCCTCTGCGACCAGTACGACGCCCAGGAAGCCCTCGACATGGGCCTCGTAAACAAAGTGGTGCCGCTGGACAAGCTGGAGGAAACCACCGTGGCCTGGTGCCACAAGATCCTGCAGAAAAGCCCGCTGGCGCTGCGCATGCTCAAATCCAGCTTCAACGCCGAGCTTGATGGCCAGGCCGGCATTCAGGAGCTGGCCGGCAACGCCACGCTGCTCTACTACCTCTCCGAGGAAGCCAAGGAAGGCCGCAACGCCTTCATCGAGAAGCGCCAGCCTGACTTCTCGAAGTATCCGAAGTTTCCGTAA
- the menD gene encoding 2-succinyl-5-enolpyruvyl-6-hydroxy-3-cyclohexene-1-carboxylic-acid synthase — translation MQAVHNIPEICVQLGITDVVLSPGSRCAPLTIAFARHPGIAVRTVPDERAAAFIALGLAQAQRRAVALVCTSGTAGLNYAPAVAEAYFQQIPLVLFTADRPPEWIDQLDGQTIRQTDLYGAHAKGSFTFPADTTHTDAQWHATRIVSEAVGLAEQFPAGPVQVNVPLREPFYPKQGEELQFGPVKVTRELPGRPQLPAAVLQELHEAIRGTSRVLVVAGQHPADTELLLALQQFAAIHHVPVVGDLIANLHLPAAATYDQRLRPLGRQDVFMAVPEPGLKEALKPELLITFGQSLISKALKLYLRNAKPAQHWHIQPAGPVADTFQSLTKVVRMEPVDFFAALTSPPSPLSKSREKSDVGFVESSGSPSLLERGSGG, via the coding sequence ATGCAAGCCGTCCATAATATTCCCGAAATCTGCGTGCAGCTGGGTATCACCGACGTGGTACTTTCGCCGGGCAGCCGATGCGCACCGCTCACCATTGCCTTTGCGCGCCACCCGGGCATTGCGGTACGCACGGTGCCCGACGAGCGGGCGGCGGCCTTTATTGCGCTGGGTTTGGCCCAGGCCCAGCGGCGGGCGGTGGCGCTGGTGTGCACCTCCGGCACGGCCGGCCTCAACTACGCGCCCGCCGTGGCCGAGGCCTACTTTCAGCAGATTCCGCTGGTGCTGTTCACGGCAGACCGGCCGCCGGAATGGATTGATCAGCTCGACGGCCAGACCATCCGGCAAACCGACCTGTACGGAGCCCACGCCAAAGGCTCGTTCACGTTTCCGGCCGACACCACGCACACCGACGCGCAGTGGCACGCCACGCGCATTGTGAGCGAGGCCGTCGGGCTGGCCGAGCAGTTTCCGGCCGGGCCAGTGCAGGTGAACGTGCCGCTGCGCGAGCCGTTCTACCCTAAGCAGGGCGAGGAGCTGCAGTTTGGTCCAGTGAAGGTGACGCGCGAGCTGCCCGGCCGGCCGCAGCTGCCCGCCGCCGTACTACAGGAGCTGCACGAAGCCATCCGCGGCACCAGCCGCGTGCTGGTGGTGGCCGGCCAGCACCCCGCCGATACGGAGCTGCTGCTGGCGCTGCAGCAGTTTGCGGCCATCCACCACGTGCCCGTCGTCGGCGACCTGATTGCCAACCTGCACCTGCCCGCCGCCGCCACCTACGACCAGCGCCTGCGCCCCCTCGGCCGCCAGGATGTATTCATGGCCGTGCCGGAGCCCGGCCTCAAGGAAGCCCTGAAGCCGGAGCTGCTCATCACCTTCGGCCAATCCTTGATTTCCAAAGCCCTCAAGCTCTACCTGCGCAACGCCAAACCCGCCCAGCACTGGCACATCCAGCCCGCCGGCCCTGTAGCCGACACGTTCCAGTCGCTGACCAAAGTGGTGCGCATGGAGCCGGTTGATTTCTTTGCGGCGCTGACCTCACCCCCCAGCCCCCTCTCCAAAAGCAGGGAGAAGTCAGATGTAGGATTCGTTGAATCGTCAGGCTCCCCCTCTCTTTTGGAGAGGGGGTCCGGGGGGTGA